The bacterium genome has a window encoding:
- a CDS encoding histidine triad nucleotide-binding protein, with product MASTECIFCRIAAGEIPAKVVREDEHTIAFRDINPQAPTHVLVIPKRHVPAVDALEDEDAELIGRVVLA from the coding sequence GTGGCGAGCACGGAGTGCATCTTCTGCCGGATCGCGGCTGGGGAGATCCCGGCCAAGGTGGTGCGCGAGGACGAGCACACGATCGCGTTCCGGGACATCAACCCCCAGGCACCGACGCACGTGCTGGTGATCCCGAAGCGGCACGTGCCCGCGGTGGACGCGCTGGAGGATGAGGACGCGGAGCTGATCGGGCGCGTGGTGCTTGCG